CGGAGCTGTACGACGCGGACCTCATCGACGCCCGGTTCTCGGTGGGCCCGCGCGACGCCGTACGCCGCGTGCGGGAGCTTCTCGAGCTCGAGGGCATCTTCGCGGGCATCTCGACGGGTGCGATCCTCCACGCCGCGCTGGGCCAGGCGGCGAAGGCGGTCAAGGCCGGTGAGAGGGCTGACATCGCGTTCGTCGTGTGCGACGGTGGATGGAAGTACCTGTCGACCGGCGCCTACGAGGGCACGGTCGACGAGGCCGAGGAGCGCTTGGAGGGCCAACTGTGGGCATAGGGCGAGCGGGCGGTCGGTCGAGGGTCGCGGCGGTCCTCGTCGCGCTGGCCGCGGGCCTCGCGCTCGCGTCACCGGCTCCCTCGGGGGCCGCGGCTCCCGGGGCGCCCACGGCGTCCGCGGCGTCCGCGGCCCTGCCCCAGATGGTGGCCACGGGTCCCGACTACATGAAGGGCTCGGCCAGCTACGGCGGCACGCTCACCGCGATGGTGGCCGCGCGCCAGCCGCAGTTCACGGGCGGCACGTTGCAGTGGTACCGCGGTGGCACCGCGATCCCCGGCGCGACCGGGCGCACCTACAAGCCGACGCCGGCCGACGTCGGGCAGAAGATCCGCTTCGTCGCGATGCTGACCCGCAGCGGCTTCGAGACCCAGCGCGCGGTGTCGCAGCCGACGCCGCCGATCGCGCACGCGAGCCCGCTCAAGCGCACGGTGCGCTACGACGTGCGGGTGGACGCCACCGGCACGATCCCCGCCGCCGAGGTCGAGACCTTCGTCGCCCAGGCGCAGCAGACCTACGACGACGCCCGCGGGTGGCGGGCCGGCGGCACCGCGTTCACGCGCACCTCCCGGTCCCAGTCGCAGTTCACCCTCGTGCTGGCGACGTCCGACCGGATGACGTCCTACTCGAGCGTCTGCAGCGCGCAGTGGAGCTGTCGCGTGGGGCGCAACGTCATCATCAACTGGACCCGGTGGAAGACCGCCTCGCCGGCGTGGAACGCGGCCGGGGGCTCGCTGCGCGACTACCGCCACATGGTCGTCAACCACGAGACGGGCCACTGGCTCGGCCGCGGCCACGCCGGGTGCTCGCGGCAGGGCGCGCTCGCGCCGGTCATGATGCAGCAGTCCAAGGGTCTCGGTGGGTGCCGGTTCAACCCGTGGCCGCTGCCGAGCGAGCGCTGAGGCCCGACGCCGTGCCGACACCTGCGTGACGTCCGTGACGCGTCGTCGCGTTGCGTGCGTGTTACCCCGTAGATTGGCCCGTCGTGGTGGACGACGTGGCTGACGCACCGGTCGGCATCTTCGACTCGGGGTTCGGCGGCCTGACGGTGGCCCGGTCGGTGATCGACCAGCTGCCCCACGAATCGGTGCTCTACCTGGGCGACACGGCCCGCCAGCCCTACGGCCCGAAGCCGATCGGCGAGGTGCGGGAGTACGCGCTGGAGTGCCTCGACCACCTCGTCGCGCGGGGCGTCAAGGCCCTCGTCATCGCCTGCAACTCCGCGAGCGCGGCCATGCTGCGCGACGCGCGCGAGCGCTACGACGTGCCCGTCGTCGAGGTCATCTACCCGGCGACCCGCCGTGCGGTCGCCGCCACCCGCTCGGGGCGCATCGGCGTGATCTGCACGCGCGCGACGGCCGCCTCCATGGCGTACGACGACGCGTTCGCCGCCGCCCCGCACGTCGAGCTCGTCACGCAGGCGTGCCCGCGGTTCGTCGAGTTCGTCGAGAACGGGGTGACCTCCGGTCCGGAGCTCCTCGAGGCGGCGCACTCCTACCTCGCCCCGCTGATCGCGGCCGACGTCGACACCCTCGTGCTGGGCTGCACCCACTACCCGCTGCTGACCGGTGTGATCTCGTCGATCATGGGGGACGGTGTCACGCTGGTGAGCAGTGCGGAGGAGAGCGCGAAGGCGGTGTACCGGATGCTGGCGACCACCGGACTGATGCGCGCGGGCGGCGACGCGTCGTACGAGTTCGTGACGACGGGCGAGCCCGGCGAGTTCGAGCGGATCGGCCGCCGCTTCCTCGGCCCCGAGCTCGCGATCGCGAGCCAGTTCGCGGGAGGGCTCGCATGACCGCCGACGAGCCGACGGGGCTCCGCCTCACCGTCGTGGGCTGCGCCGGGTCGTACCCCGGTCCCACGTCGCCCGCCAGCTGCTACCTCCTCGAGGCCGACGGCGACGACGGCGCGGGCGGCACCCGCCGCTGGCGGATCCTGCTCGACCTCGGCAACGGTGCGCTCGGCGCGCTCCACAACCACGCGGACCCCCTCGCCATCGACGCGGTCTTCGTCAGCCACCTCCACGCCGACCACTGCCTCGACCTGTGCGGCTACTACGTGCTGCGCAAGTACCACCCCTCCGGCGCCCAGCCCCGCATCCCCGTCTGGGCGCCGGCCGGCGCGGCGGAGCGGCTGGCCCGCGCCTACGACCTGCCGCTCGACCCGGGGATGACCGAGGAGTTCGACTTCACGGAGTACGCCGCGGACCGCGCCCCCGTGCAGGTCGGGCCCTTCACGGTGCAGCCGTTCGAGGTCTACCACCCGGTGACGGCCTACGCGCTGCGGGTGACCGCCGCCGGCCGCACGTTGACCTACTCCGGTGACACCGCGCCGTGCACGGGCCTCGACGAGGCCGCGGCGGGCGCCGACCTGCTGCTGGCCGAGGCCGCGTTCCGGAGCCAGGACGACAACCCGCCCGGCGTCCACCTCACGGGTGCGGACGCCGGCGAGCTCGCGACCCGGGCCGACGTGGGCCAGTTGGTGCTGACCCACGTGCCCGCCTGGTTCGACCCGCTCGACGCCCACGGCGAGGCGGTCGAGAAGTACGACGGCCCCACCTGGCTCGCCACCACCGGCGCGGTGTTCGAGGTCTGAGGGAGAAAACGCGGACGCGGCTCCCGGGCGGGGCTCCGAGCCCGTCGAGCCGGCCCGGAACTGTGCAGCTGGGGCGTGCCGGAGGCGGTGGGCTCCTCCCCGACGTCACATTTCGTCAATCCGGCACGATGCGGCCGGGACGTCGAGGTGCTCGACCTCAGACCAGCCCGGCGTCGTGCACGCAGATGGCGATCTGCACGCGGTTGGTGGCGCCGAGCTTGTCGAAGAGCCGCGAGACGTGGGCCTTGACCGTCGGCACGGACAGGTAGAGCTCGGCCGCGATGTCGGCGTTCGACAGCCCGCGGCCGACGGCCACGGCCACCTCGCGCTCGCGCTCCGTCAGGGTCGCGAGCTTGACCTCGGCCTCGGCGGTGCGGGGGTCGCTGCCCTGGCGGACCTGTCGGATGAGCGTCTGCGTGACGGAGGGGGAGAGCATCGGCTCGCCGTCGGCCACCTTCCGGATGGCGGCGACGATCTCGGGCGGCGGGGTGTCCTTGAGCAGGAAGCCGTCGGCGCCCGCGGCGAGCGCGCCGACGACGTAGTCGTCCGCGTCGAAGGTCGTCAGCACGATGACCCGGGGCGGCTGCGGCCGGGCGTGGAGCGCCGCCGTCGCCTCGAGGCCGTCCATGACGGGCATGCGGATGTCCATGAGCACGACGTGGGGCCGCAGGGAGGCGGCGAGGGTCGTGCCCTCGCGACCGTCGCGCGCCTCGCCGACGACCTCGAGGTCGGGCTGGCCGCCCAGCATGAGCCCGAGCGCGGAGCGCACCAGGGGGTCGTCGTCGACCACGAGCACCCGGATCGGGGTCGCGGCGGGCTCGGCTGTGGAGGCGGTCACGAGGCCCACGGTAGCCACGCGTGGACGACGAACGCATCCCCGTCGCGGCCGTGGGTGAGGTGTCCTCCGGCGAGGTCGACGCGCTCGGTGAGGCCCACCAGGCCGAGTCCCGCACCGGGCACGCCGGGCGTGCTGAAGCCGTAGGGGTTGCGCAGCCGCACCTCGACCCCGTCCTCGGGCGTGCCGCGCAGGCAGATGGACAGCAGGGCGCCGGGAGCGTGCTTCTGGGCGTTGGTGATGCCCTCCTGCACGACGCGGTAGAGCGCACGCCCGACCGGGGTCGGCGGGGCCTCGTCCAGCTCGTCGTCGAAGGCGATCCGCGCCCCGGCCTCGACCGCCTCCGCCACGAGCGCGCCGACGTCCTCGTAGGTCGGCTGCGGCCGGTGCGTGACCTCGCCGGTCGCGGGGTCGCGCAGCACGCCGAGGACGCCGCGGAGGTCGTCGAGCGCCTCGTTGGCCCGCACCTGCACCTCGGCGATGCCCTCGCGCAGCGCGTCGGCGTCGAGGTCGGTGCGGTAGGACAGCGCGCCCGCGTGCATCGACACCTGGCTGATCCGGTGGGCCAGCACGTCGTGCATCTCGCGGGCGATCCGGGAGCGTTCGTCGACCCGCGCCTTCGCGAGGCGCAGGTCCTGCTCGGCCTCCGCGCGCTCGGCCCGCTGACGCAGGGTCCAGAGCAGCTCGCGCCGCGATCCGATGTACATGCCCCAGGCCGCGATCGCGCCCGCCGCCGCGACGTTGGCCGTGAAGTTGAGCCACATCGGGCTGGACCCGGTCGAGGGCGCGACCCGGAAGTAGATCTCGGCGCCCACGACGCTGAGGACGCTGGCGACCGCGATCTCCCAGTAGACGCGGCGGGTGGCGAGCGAGACCAGCGCGAGCACGGACGGGCCCGCGGCGAACGACGAGACGCAGGCGAGCGCGATGGTCACCACGACGACGAGCATCGGCCGCTGCCGGCGGAAGTGGACCGCCACGAAGCCGACGAGCCCGAGGAGCACGTCGACGGCGATCCACCAGGCGTGCCCCCGCTGCACCAGCAGCGAGTACGGCTCGATCACGACCAGACCGCTGATGAGCAGCATCAGCAGCACGCGCCACGTCCGGCCCCACGTGCTGACGCGCGGCTGGTACTCGGCGGGGTCCGTCACCCGGCCAGCGTAGGGCGACGCGGGTCGCGTGGCTGCGGACCGGGGGCGCGGGCGACACCTACTTTCGTCGTACCCGATCAGGCCCACCGGACGATGTGCGACCGGCCGGCGACGGGGCACCATCGACGGCATGATCACTGTCCAAGGACTCACGAAGAGGTACGGCGGCTTCACCGCCGTCGACGACGTCAGCTTCGTGGCGCAGGCCGGCCAGGTGACGGGCTTCCTCGGCCCCAACGGCGCCGGCAAGACGACGACGATGCGGATCCTCGCCGGTCTGACCCACCAGGACTCGGGGACCGCCACCGTCGGCGGTCACCGCCTCCAGGACATTCCCAACCCGGGTCGGCACGTCGGCATCCTGCTCGACGCCTCGGCGCAGCACGCGGGCCGCACGGGCCGCGAGGTGCTGACGCTGGCCGCCAAGACCATGGGCCTGCCCGGGTCGCGCGTCGACGAGATGCTCGAGCTGGTCAGCCTCACCGACAGCGAGGCGAAGCGCCGGGTGCGCAACTACTCGCTGGGCATGCGGCAGCGCCTCGGCATCGCGCACGCCCTCATGGGCGATCCCCAGGTGCTGATCCTCGACGAGCCGGCCAACGGCCTCGACCCCGCCGGCATCCGGTGGATGCGCGGCCTGCTCCGCGGGTACGCCGAGCGTGGCGGCGCCGTCCTGCTCTCCAGCCACCTCCTGCACGAGGTCGAGCAGATCGCCGACGAGATGCTCGTCATCGGCCGGGGCAAGATCGTCGCCTCCGGCACGAAGGCGGAGCTGCTCGCCTCGGCCGGCACCTTCGTCAAGGCCGTCGACACGGCTGCGCTGGCGTCCGCCGCCCAGGCCAAGGGCCTCGCGGTGACGCCGTCCGGCGAGGGCTTCATCGTCGACGCCGAGCCCCAGGCCATCGGCGAGCTCGCGCTCGCCGCGCAGGCCGTGCTCCTCGAGCTGCGGGCCGCCGACGCGTCCGGCCTCGAGGACCTCTTCCTCCAGCTGACCGCCGACACCCAGCGCGAGGCGGCTGCCGCCTTCCCGCCCGGTTCGCCCTACCACCAAGGAGCCTCGGCATGAGCGCCACCGCCCCCGCCCCCCACCTCGGCACGGGCACCTTCGACATCTCGGGCACCGCCCCGATCCCGCTGACGCGCCTCGTGGGCGTCGAGGTGCGGAAGCTCCTCGACACCCGGTCGGGCCGATGGCTGCTCATCGTGCAGGCCGCACTCATCACGATCGGCTCGCTGGTGCTCGCTGTGGTCATCGCGCGCAACGACGGGACCGCCGGGCTCTTCGACTTCACGTCGATCGCCGGCGGCGTGACCCAGCTGCTCCTGCCGGTGATGGCCATCATGGCGGTCACGACCGAGTGGTCGCAGCGCACCAACATGGCCACCTTCACGCTCGAGCCGCGTCGCGGCCGGGTCGTGCTGGCCAAGGCACTGGCCGCCGTGCTCGTCGGTCTGGCCGCCCTGGTGGTCGCGGTCGGCATCGGCGCCGTGATGACGGGACTGTCCGGCCTGCTCGGCGCGGAGACCAACTGGGACCCGCGGCCGGAGATGCTCCTGGGCTTCGCCGTGCTGCAGGTGATGAGCCTGCTCATCGGCTTCGCGTTCGGCACGCTGCTCCTCAACACGCCGGCCGCGATCGTGCTCTACATCGCGTTCTACACGATCATCCCGGGCATCATCGCCGCGGCGGCGTCGCTCATGTCGTGGTTCGACGACGTCCGGCCCTGGATCGACTTCAACATGGCGATCATGCCGCTGTCCGACTTCGGCCAGCCCGACAGCGAGCTGGGCTTCGGCGCCATCGAGTGGCCGGAGTTCACGACCTCGGTCGCCCTGTGGTTCGGGCTGCCGCTGGTGCTGGGCGTGCTCCGGATGCTCCGCGCCGAGGTGAAGTGACCCCGGCGACCTCCTGACCCCGGTCGGGGCTCGGTGACATCTGAGGGGAGTGTTCACCGAGCCCTGACCGGCCTGTCACCCCCGTGGCGGCGCAGCGTTCCCGCTGCGCCGCCACGCTGCGTCCCGTGACCACTGCGACCGGACGCAGCTACCTCCGCTTCGCCGCCGTCGGCGACTCCACCACCGTCGGCGTCGGGGACCCGATGCCCGGCACCCCGCTCGGCCTGGGCGCCGGCGCGACCGGCCGCGACGGCACGTGGCGCGGGTGGGCCACGCTCCTCGCGCGGGCGCTGGACGCGTCGTACGACGTCTCCTTCTGCAACCTCGCCGTCTCCGGGGCGACCGCCCGCGACGTCGTCGAGCGCCAGCTGGCCGACGCGGTGGACCACCACCCCGATCTCGTGTCGCTCGTCGTCGGTCTCAACGACACGATGCGCTCCACCTGGAGCCCCGCCCAGCTGCGCGCGGACCTGCTGCATGCCGCCGACCGGCTCACCGCGGGGGGTGCGCTGCTCATGACGGCGCGCTTCCACGACCACGGCGCGGTCCTGGGGCTGCCGGGGTTCCTGCGGCGACCGATGCAGCGGCGCATCGAGGTCGTCAACGGGGTGTACGACGAGGTGCACGCGACGTACGGCGGGGTGCGGGTCGACCTCGCGACGTGCGCGGCGGTGCGGGACCGGGCCTCGTGGTCCGTCGACCGGATGCACCCCTCCGAGCGCGGTCACCGGGCGCTGGCGCGGTGCTTCGCCGAGGGGCTGACCGCCGCCGGGATCGTCGTCGAGCCGCCACGGGCCGAGCCCGACGCGGACCGCGCGGTCACCTGGCGCGAGGACCTCGGGTGGGTCGTGACCGAGGCCGTGCCGTGGATGGGGCGCCGGGCGCGCGACCTCGGGCCCTGGGCGGCACGGACCGCCTGGGAGCGGGTGCCGGTGCCGGTCGGTGCCCGGCGGACGGTCCGCTCAGCCGCGGGCGGTGAGGACGATCGGGTCGCCGTGGGTGATGGCGATGGTGTGCTCGCTGTGGGCCCCGCGGGAGCCGTCGGCTGACAGGATCGTCCAGCCGTCGTCGGCCATCTTGATCTCGTCGGTCGTGGCGAGCAGCCACGGCTCGATGGCGATGACGAGGCCCGGCTTCAGCTTGAACCCGCGTCCGGCGCGCCCGTCGTTGGGCACGTGGGGCTCGCCGTGCATCGTGCGACCGACGCCGTGACCGCCGAACTGGGTGTTGACGCTGTAGCCGTTCGCCCGGGCGATGGTGCCGATGGCCTCGCCGATGTCGCCGAGGCGGTTGCCCGAGCGTGCGACCTCGATGGCCGCGGCCAGGGCCTCCTCCGTGGTGCGGATGAGGCGGAGGTCCTCCTCCCGCGGCGTACCGACGACGACGCTGACCGCGGAGTCGGCGACCCAGCCGTCGACGCTCACGGCGAAGTCGAAGCTGACGAGGTCGCCGTCGGCGAGCGTGTAGTCGTGGGGGAGGCCGTGGAGCACCGCGTCGTTGACCGAGGTGCAGAGCACCTTGCCGAAGGGACCGCGGCCGAACGACGGGGCGTAGTCGATGTAGCAGGACTCGGCGCCGCGCTCCTTGATCATCTCGTGGGCGAGCGCGTCGAGGTCGAGGAGGTTCATGCCGACGTCGGCGGTCTCGACGAGGCGCGTGAGCACGCTGGCGACGAACTCGCCGGCGGGGCGCATCTCGTCGATCTGGCGGGGTGAGAGCAGCTCGATCATCGGTCGCCTCCTCGGGCGGACCCGCCGGGGCGGGGGGTGCTGGTGCGGCTGGTGGGGAGCCCGGCCGCGCGGGCCTGGGCGAGCAGGCCGACGACGGCGAGCAGGAGCCCGGCGAGGCCGAGCGTGCCGAGGGCGACGTGGCTGTAGACCCCGTCGGCCTCCGCGGTCGACGCGGCGACGGTGGTGAAGCCGCCGATCATGGCGGCGAGCAGGGCGGCGTGCATCCGGAGGGTGCGTGTCGGCGCACCGCCCCAGAAGGAGTAGGTGATGCCCGCGGTGAGGGCCGCCCCGGCGATGGCGACCACGACCCCGACGGTGCGCTGGTCGTCGAGCGCCCCTGCGGTGTCGGCCGCGAGCACGACCGCCACGAGCCCGGCCCCGAGGAGCGCGGCGACGACCTGTCCGCGGGAGGGCGCGGGCTCGACGGGGCCACGGCGCGACGAGGCGGACGTGCTGCTGGGCATGGGGGCCAGGGTATCGGTCGCCGGCTGCTCCCCGGGCCGCGGCCGCCGGGACCGGACGCCGGCCCGGGATGGCCTAACCTCACGAGCATGACCGCCACTCCCGCCACGCCCCCGGCCGAGCCGCGTCCCGACGGTCGCGCCGACGACGAGCTGCGCCCCGTGAAGATCACGCGCGGCTGGCTCGACCACGCCGCCGGATCGGTGCTCGTCGAGTTCGGCAGCACGAAGGTGCTGTGCGTCGCCTCGGCCTCCGAGGGCGTCCCGCGCTGGCGCAAGGGGTCGGGCCTGGGCTGGGTCACGGCGGAGTACGCGATGCTCCCGGGCTCCACCCACACCCGCAGCGACCGCGAGTCGGTCAAGGGCCGCATCGGCGGCCGCACCCACGAGATCTCCCGCCTCATCGGGCGCTCGCTGCGCTCGGTGGTGGACTACCGGGCGCTCGGCGAGAACACGATCCAGCTCGACTGCGACGTGCTGCAGGCCGACGGCGGCACCCGCACCGCCTCGATCACGGGCGCCTACGTCGCGCTCGCCGACGCGATCGCGCACCTCCGCTCCACGGGCGCCCTGAAGGGCGAGCCGCTCACCGGCTCCGTGGCCGCCGTCTCGGTCGGCATCGTGGGGGGCCGCCCGCGGCTCGACCTGCCGTACGTCGAGGACGTCGCCGCCGAGACCGACATGAACGTCGTGATGACGGGCGACGGGCGCTTCGTCGAGGTGCAGGGCACCGCGGAGGGCGTGCCGTTCGACCGGGCCGAGCTGGACGCGCTGCTCGACCTGGCCGCCGGCGGCTGCGCCGACCTGACCCGCCTGCAGCAGGAGGCGCTCGCGCAGGAGGTCGGCCGTGGCTGAGGTGTTCCTGGCGTCGCGCAACCGCAAGAAGCTCGAGGAGATGGAGCGCATCCTCGCCGCGCACCTGCCCGGGGTGCGGGTGCTCGGGCTCGACGACGTGGAGGCCTACGACGAGCCGGTCGAGGACGAGCCGACCTTCGAGGGCAACGCGCTCCTCAAGGCCCGGGCGGGTCTCGCGGCCACGGGGCTGCCGAGCGTCGCCGACGACTCCGGGATCTGCGTGGACGCGCTCAACGGCATGCCGGGCGTGCTCTCGGCCCGCTGGTCCGGTCCGCCGAAGAGCGACGCCCGCAACAACGAGCTGCTGCTCGCGCAGCTGGCCGACGTGCCCGACGAGCGTCGTACGGCCCACTTCCGCTGCGCGGTCGCGTTCGTCCACCCCGGTGGCGAGGTCGTGGTCGAGGGCCGCATGCCCGGCCGCGTGATCCGCGAGGTCCGGGGCGCGGGCGGGTTCGGCTACGACGTGCTGTTCGTCGCCGACGACCGCCCCGGCCTCACCACGGCCGAGCTGTCCCGCGAGGACAAGGACGCCATCTCCCACCGCGGCAAGGCGATGCGCGAGCTGGGCCCCCTCGTCGCGGCGACGCTCGCGTGAGCGCCGGCGCGCGGTTCCGCCGCCGCGTCGCGCGGCTCGTGCTGCGGGCGGTCCGGTGGCGCACGGTGGGCGAGGTGCCGCGGCGTGGCATCCTCGTCGGGGCTCCGCACACCTCGAACTGGGACTGGGTGCTCACCCTCCTGCTGGCGTGGGACTCGGGGGTCCGCATCCGGCTGCTCGTCAAGCACTCGCTGTTCCGCGGTCCACTCGGGCCGCTCCTGCGGGCGACCGGGGCCGTCGAGCTCGACCGGGCCAACCCGGGCGCCACGATCCGCGAGCTGCTTGCCGACGCGGAGACCGACGAGTCGTTCCTGCTCGGCATCGCGGCCGAGGGCACGCGTGGCCGGTCCGAGTACTGGAAGTCCGGCTTCCACCGCATCGCGCGCCAGACCGGCATCCCCGTCACGCTGGCGTTCCTCGACGCGCCGAGCCGCACCGTGGGCTGGGGACCGACGTTCCCGGCGACCGAGGACGTGCGCGCCGACATGGACCGCGTGCGTGCGTTCTACGCCGACAAGCGGGGCTTCAAGCCCGAGCTCGCGACGCCGCCGCGCCTGCGCGAGGAGGGGTAGGCGCCGCGCGCCCGACGGGACGAACAGGGTGCCGGAGGCGGGACTCGAACCCGCACGCCCTGGGGCACAGGTACCTAAAACCTGCGTGTCTGCCGTTCCACCACTCCGGCGCGGCGCCGTGCCTCAGTCGAGACCGAGGTCGCGGCGCAGCTTGGCGACGTGGCCCTTGGCGCGCACGTTGTACGCCGCGTGCGCGACCTTGCCCTCCTCGTCGACCACGACGGTCGAGCGGATGACGCCCTGGACGATCTTGCCGTAGTTCTTCTTCTCGCCGAACGCGCCCCAGGCGGCGAGCGTCTCCTTCGACGGGTCGGCGAGCAGCGGGAAGGTGATGCCGTCGCGCTCGCGGAACTTCGCGAGCTTCTCGGGCTGGTCGGGGGAGATGCCGAGCACCTCGTAGCCCTCGGCCTTGAGCGCGTCGAGCGAGTCGCGGAAGTCGCAGGCCTGCGTCGTGCAGCCGGGGGTCATGGCGGCCGGGTAGAAGTACACGATCACCTTGCGCCCGCGGAGGCCGGACAGCGTGACCTCGTCGCCGGAGTCGGAGGTCAGCGTGAAGTCGGGGGCGGCGTCGCCGGGGGCGAGCCGCTCTGCGGGGGCCGGGGACTGGCTCATCGGGCAGGCACCTCTCTGGTCGGACGGCTATTGCAATGGATCTGCAACAACGTACTCTTCGTGGGCAGCCCGGCACGGGGGTCCGGACGCACTGGTTGGCCCCAACCTAGAGGAGGCAGGCATGCACGTGCCTGACGGGTTTCTCGACGCACCGACGTCGATCGCGACCGGCGTGGTCGCCGCCGCGGGCGTCGGTCTCGCGCTCCGCGGCGCGCGCCGCGAGCTGGACGACCGCACCGCGCCCATGGTCGGGCTG
This Nocardioides alkalitolerans DNA region includes the following protein-coding sequences:
- the bcp gene encoding thioredoxin-dependent thiol peroxidase gives rise to the protein MSQSPAPAERLAPGDAAPDFTLTSDSGDEVTLSGLRGRKVIVYFYPAAMTPGCTTQACDFRDSLDALKAEGYEVLGISPDQPEKLAKFRERDGITFPLLADPSKETLAAWGAFGEKKNYGKIVQGVIRSTVVVDEEGKVAHAAYNVRAKGHVAKLRRDLGLD